One Chryseobacterium sp. StRB126 genomic region harbors:
- a CDS encoding YkgJ family cysteine cluster protein has translation MNLDFYKKQALQKQKEHKKFLDGLKKKPPKNLDYIVQETHDEVFDEIDCLQCANCCKTTGPLYTEKDIERIAKHLRMKSADFEAKFLRVDEDNDKVLQNLPCFFLNSDNTCSIYEVRPKACREYPHTDRKKIYQINNLMLKNTVICPAAFEFVERMMKNIAK, from the coding sequence ATGAATTTAGATTTTTATAAAAAACAAGCTTTACAAAAGCAGAAAGAACATAAAAAATTTCTGGACGGATTAAAGAAAAAACCGCCCAAAAACCTCGATTATATTGTACAGGAAACCCACGATGAAGTTTTTGATGAAATAGATTGTTTACAGTGCGCTAATTGCTGTAAAACAACAGGGCCGCTGTATACTGAAAAGGATATTGAACGTATCGCTAAGCACCTGCGTATGAAATCAGCTGATTTTGAAGCTAAATTTTTAAGGGTGGATGAAGATAATGATAAGGTACTACAAAATCTTCCATGTTTTTTCCTGAATAGTGATAATACTTGTTCCATCTATGAAGTAAGACCAAAAGCTTGCAGAGAATATCCTCATACAGATCGTAAAAAGATTTATCAGATCAACAATTTGATGCTGAAAAATACAGTAATCTGCCCAGCTGCTTTTGAATTTGTAGAGAGGATGATGAAGAATATAGCAAAGTAA